A single region of the Nicotiana sylvestris chromosome 6, ASM39365v2, whole genome shotgun sequence genome encodes:
- the LOC138871076 gene encoding uncharacterized protein, whose product MKAWSEDFNVQDEVLKTIPLWVRFPNLPINCWSMKALSKIGNILGNPVYADECITSSIRISYARMLIEMDITKPLPRSVKLQDPKERLIQQEVTYDWEPKYYTKCLKIRTDRDGGNDKKVNEQQKITETTQQLEPESKDKDAQEKDEGWITVLGKSAAREAKAKQLEEQELSGRNGFQSLAKDQTYDEPAKRDKGVYKRNNKAIIALVEHRVKEHKTNEVIKKIAPGWKWISNASASHKIRIWVIWDPRIYTFEPMEVDEQLIHGQIRIISKAVMFGFSAIYGLHTIKDRLKLWSKMRQIHSIQQGPWLAMGDYNVVLHTQDRQYGSEVQEMETKHFKEYMKDTRMNELQYVGRSYTWTNNHTYSRIDRGLVNVNWMMTMPNVKVQVLEPLVSDHSPLKLVITHVQGKKNRPFRFFNCIADNPQFMQQIEIAWKERSTKRIIQAVWNNLKSVK is encoded by the exons ATGAAAGCATGGTCAGAAGATTTCAATGTTCAAGATGAAGTTCTGAAAACTATTCCCTTATGGGTGAGATTCCCTAATCTACCTATCAATTGTTGGAGTATGAAAGCATTAAGCAAGATAGGTAATATATTGGGGAACCCAGTGTATGCTGATGAATGCATTACTAGCTCAATTAGGATTTCTTATGCACGAATGCTAATTGAAATGGATATCACTAAACCTCTACCTAGGTCAGTGAAGCTACAAGACCCTAAGGAGAGACTAATTCAGCAGGAAGTTACTTATGACTGGGAGCCAAAATACTACACAAAGTGTTTGAAAATAAG AACAGATAGAGATGGTGGAAATGATAAGAAGGTGAATGAACAACAGAAAATAACTGAGACTACTCAGCAGTTAGAGCCAGAATCAAAAGACAAAGATGCACAAGAAAAGGATGAGGGGTGGATAACAGTCCTAGGAAAATCAGCAGCTAGGGAAGCTAAGGCTAAACAACTTGAGGAGCAGGAACTATCTGGAAGAAATGGATTCCAAAGTTTAGCAAAGGACCAAACATATGATGAACCAG CAAAAAGAGATAAGGGAGTTTATAAAAGAAATAATAAAGCAATTATAGCATTAGTAGAACACAGAGTAAAAGAGCACAAAACAAATGAGGTGATCAAGAAGATTGCACCTGGATGGAAATGGATATCCAATGCTAGTGCAAGTCATAAGATCAGAATCTGGGTAATTTGGGACCCTAGGATATATACATTTGAACCAATGGAAGTAGATGAGCAATTGATACATGGTCAAATCAGAATTATCTCAAAAGCAGTCATGTTTGGATTTTCAGCAATATATGGCTTACATACTATTAAAGACAGATTGAAGCTATGGAGTAAGATGAGACAAATTCATAGCATCCAGCAGGGTCCTTGGCTAGCTATGGGGGATTATAATGTTGTTTTACATACTCAAGATAGACAATATGGATCTGAGGTACAAGAGATGGAAACAAAACACTTCAAGGAGTATATGAAGGACACAAGGATGAATGAATTACAATATGTGGGAAGGAGTTACACATGGACTAACAACCATACCTATAGTAGGATAGACAGGGGACTTGTAAATGTCAACTGGATGATGACAATGCCAAATGTGAAAGTGCAGGTGCTAGAACCACTGGTATCTGACCATTCACCACTGAAGCTAGTGATTACTCATGTACAAGGAAAAAAGAACAGGCCATTCAGATTTTTCAATTGCATTGCTGATAACCCACAATTCATGCAACAAATTGAGATAGCTTGGAAGGAAAGGAGCACAAAAAGGATAATACAGGCAGTATGGAATAATCTTAAAAGTGTAAAATAG